The nucleotide sequence AATATCACAAAAAGGGCAATTGATGCCCGAGTCCCCTATAAGAAAATTGGTCCCCTATGCCGAAGAAGCAAAGAAAAAAGGGGTCAAGGTCATTCACTTGAACATCGGCCAACCTGATATCAAAACACCACAGGTAGCCCTTGATGCAGTAAAGAACAACACTTTGGAAGTACTGGCCTACAGCCGTACCGAAGGCTCGGAGACCTATCGCGAAAAACTTGCGGCCTACTACGCCAAAAACGACATCCACGTGAGCGCAAAAGACATCATAGTCACCACCGGCGGTTCAGAGGCCTTGGCCTTTACCATGAGTACCGTTGCCGACAACGATGATGAAATTATCATTCCCGAACCATTTTACGCCAATTACAATGGCTTTGCAACGGCCGTTGGGGTCAAGGTAGTTCCTGTTATATCACATATCGACTCCAATTTCGCCCTTCCCCCTATCGAAGAGTTCGAAAAACTGATTACCCCACGCACAAAGGCCATCCTGATATGCAATCCGGGCAACCCTACGGGCTACCTGTACACTAGGGAAGAAATTAAGAAATTGGCAGAAATCGTCAAAAAACACGACCTTTTCCTCATTGCCGATGAAGTCTATAGGGAGTTTACCTATGACGGCAAGGAACACTATTCCATTTTACAGGAAGAAGGCCTCGAAAACCACGCCATTGTCGTTGACTCGGTCAGTAAAAGATATAGCATGTGCGGCGCCCGCATCGGTTGTTTGGTATCAAAAAACGAGACCCTAACAAAAACCGCCCTGAAATTCGCCCAGGCCCGGCTATCGCCTCCGACCTATGCCCAAATTGCCAGTGAAGCGGCCTTGGAAACGCCACAGAGCTACTTCGACCAAGTCAAGGAAGAATATGTCGGCCGGCGTGACCTTCTGATCCAAGAATTGAAAAAAATAGAAGGTGTAAAAATAGGGGTGCCCCAGGGGGCGTTTTATTGTATCGTTGAATTGCCCATAGACGACTCCGATGCTTTTGCCCAATGGCTGTTAGAGGAATTCCGACTAGACAACGAAACCGTAATGGTAGCCCCTGCTGCAGGCTTCTATGCGTCTGAAGGCCACGGAAAGAACCAGATAAGAATTGCCTACGTTCTCGACAAAGAAAACTTAAAGAAAGCTGTTCATATACTAAAGGAAGGACTAGCCAGTTATATAGGTTAATGGAAGTCAATAAAGATATATCCCTTAAAACCTATAACACCTTTGGCATTGATGCCAAGGCAAAGTTTTTTGTTGAAGTCAATAGTTTAAACGATTTAAAATCGGCACTTCAGCTAAAAGGCTACCCTGAAAAATTCATCCTCAGCGGCGGAAGCAATATGCTTATCACCAACGACCTGAACGCCCTGGTATTGCACATCAACCTCAAAGGAAAGGAGGTTGTTTCGGAAAACGACGATACCGTTAGGTTAAAGGTCTTGGCCGGTGAAAACTGGCACCAAATGGTGCTGTACACCCTTGAGCGGAATTACGGGGGGCTCGAAAACATGTCGCTCATTCCGGGCAATACAGGCACCGCCCCCATTCAAAATATAGGGGCCTACGGTGTAGAACTGAAAGATACTTTTGTTTCGTGCGAGGCCATGCATATTGAGACACAGACCTTGAAAACCTTTTCCAAAGAAGAGTGTCGCTTCGGTTATCGCGATTCTTTTTTTAAAAATGAAGGCAAAGGTCGGTACGTTATTGTTTCGGTTACCTTTGAGCTCACAAAGCGCAACCATAAAAAAAATACATCTTATGGCGCAATCGAGGCCGAACTTGAAAAAAAGGGGATTACGGACCCCACGATAAAGGATATTTCAAATGCGGTTATTGCCATACGGCAAAGCAAACTGCCAGACCCAAAGGTTTTGGGCAATAGTGGCAGCTTTTTTAAAAACCCGGTAATCAGTGCCGAAGCATATCGGAAATTTTCACAGCAGCACCCCGATGCCCCATCGTACAAGGTTTCGGAAGAAGCCTATAAAATACCTGCCGGATGGCTTATTGAGCAATGTGGGTTTAAGGGGAAAAAATTCGGTGATGCCGGTGTCCATAAAAACCAGGCATTGGTTCTTGTCAACTACGGAAATGCAAGCGGAGACGAAATTTTAAACTTGGCATATAAAATTATAGAAGAAGTAGACCATAGATTCGGAATACGGATTTCACCCGAAGTCAATATCATAAAATAACCCCCGAAAAAGAATTCCGGGGGCTATACCAAACCAAACTAACCAAAAATTAAATGTGCAGTTACCAAGTGCACATTTACATTATTAATATTAACGCGGCGATATAAAAAATCTATTTTATAAATTAGCGTCAAACCATATACGGTACAATCTATCGGATTGGATGCCATAAGGTCGATTTTTTTTTCGCCCCATACAGAAAAATGAGTACTTTACTTGAAAAGCACATTGTAGAACTACTGCGAGAACGAAACGATAAAGCGATTTCCCTCTTGTACGAACATTATGGCGACACCCTATTGGGAGTTGCCAATAAAGTGGTACGTGACGAGGAACTGGCCCAAGATGTCTTACAGGAAAGTTTTGTGAAAATCTGGAAAAAATCGGACTCATACGACGCTTCAAAAGCGAAACTTTTTACATGGTTATTCCGGATTACAC is from Zobellia galactanivorans and encodes:
- a CDS encoding pyridoxal phosphate-dependent aminotransferase; translated protein: MPSISQKGQLMPESPIRKLVPYAEEAKKKGVKVIHLNIGQPDIKTPQVALDAVKNNTLEVLAYSRTEGSETYREKLAAYYAKNDIHVSAKDIIVTTGGSEALAFTMSTVADNDDEIIIPEPFYANYNGFATAVGVKVVPVISHIDSNFALPPIEEFEKLITPRTKAILICNPGNPTGYLYTREEIKKLAEIVKKHDLFLIADEVYREFTYDGKEHYSILQEEGLENHAIVVDSVSKRYSMCGARIGCLVSKNETLTKTALKFAQARLSPPTYAQIASEAALETPQSYFDQVKEEYVGRRDLLIQELKKIEGVKIGVPQGAFYCIVELPIDDSDAFAQWLLEEFRLDNETVMVAPAAGFYASEGHGKNQIRIAYVLDKENLKKAVHILKEGLASYIG
- the murB gene encoding UDP-N-acetylmuramate dehydrogenase is translated as MEVNKDISLKTYNTFGIDAKAKFFVEVNSLNDLKSALQLKGYPEKFILSGGSNMLITNDLNALVLHINLKGKEVVSENDDTVRLKVLAGENWHQMVLYTLERNYGGLENMSLIPGNTGTAPIQNIGAYGVELKDTFVSCEAMHIETQTLKTFSKEECRFGYRDSFFKNEGKGRYVIVSVTFELTKRNHKKNTSYGAIEAELEKKGITDPTIKDISNAVIAIRQSKLPDPKVLGNSGSFFKNPVISAEAYRKFSQQHPDAPSYKVSEEAYKIPAGWLIEQCGFKGKKFGDAGVHKNQALVLVNYGNASGDEILNLAYKIIEEVDHRFGIRISPEVNIIK